One genomic window of Arvicola amphibius chromosome 4, mArvAmp1.2, whole genome shotgun sequence includes the following:
- the Rara gene encoding retinoic acid receptor alpha isoform X2: protein MYESVEVGGLAPAPNPFLVVDFYNQNRACLLPEKGLPAPGPYSTPLRTPLWNGSNHSIETQSSSSEEIVPSPPSPPPLPRIYKPCFVCQDKSSGYHYGVSACEGCKGFFRRSIQKNMVYTCHRDKNCIINKVTRNRCQYCRLQKCFEVGMSKESVRNDRNKKKKEAPKAECSESYTLTPEVGELIEKVRKAHQETFPALCQLGKYTTNNSSEQRVSLDIDLWDKFSELSTKCIIKTVEFAKQLPGFTTLTIADQITLLKAACLDILILRICTRYTPEQDTMTFSDGLTLNRTQMHNAGFGPLTDLVFAFANQLLPLEMDDAETGLLSAICLICGDRQDLEQPDKVDMLQEPLLEALKVYVRKRRPSRPHMFPKMLMKITDLRSISAKGAERVITLKMEIPGSMPPLIQEMLENSEGLDTLSGQSGGGTRDGGGLAPPPGSCSPSLSPSSHRSSPATQSP, encoded by the exons ATGTACGAGAGTGTGGAAGTCGGGGGACTCGCCCCCGCCCCTAACCCCTTCCTAGTGGTGGACTTCTATAACCAGAACCGGGCCTGTTTGCTCCCGGAGAAGGGGCTCCCTGCCCCGGGTCCCTACTCCACCCCGCTCCGGACTCCGCTTTGGAATGGCTCAAACCACT cCATCGAGACCCAGAGCAGCAGTTCAGAAGAGATAGTGCCCAGCCCTCCCTCGCCACCACCTCTGCCCCGCATCTACAAGCCGTGCTTCGTCTGTCAGGACAAGTCATCGGGCTACCACTATGGGGTCAGCGCCTGTGAGGGTTGCAAG GGCTTCTTCCGACGCAGCATCCAAAAGAACATGGTGTATACGTGTCACCGGGACAAGAATTGCATCATCAACAAGGTGACCCGGAACCGCTGCCAGTACTGCCGGCTGCAGAAATGCTTCGAAGTGGGCATGTCCAAGGAGT CCGTGCGAAACGAtcgaaacaaaaagaagaaagaggcgCCCAAAGCCGAGTGCTCGGAGAGCTACACGCTGACCCCGGAGGTGGGGGAGCTCATCGAGAAGGTGCGCAAGGCTCACCAGGAGACCTTCCCGGCCCTCTGCCAGCTGGGCAAGTACACTACG AACAACAGCTCAGAACAGCGCGTCTCTCTGGACATTGACCTCTGGGACAAGTTCAGTGAACTCTCCACCAAGTGCATCATTAAGACGGTGGAGTTCGCCAAGCAGCTTCCCGGCTTCACCACCCTCACCATTGCCGACCAGATCACCCTCCTCAAGGCAGCCTGCCTGGATATCTTG ATTCTGCGAATCTGCACGCGGTACACACCTGAACAAGACACAATGACCTTCTCAGACGGGCTGACCCTGAACCGGACGCAGATGCACAATGCTGGCTTTGGCCCTCTCACCGACCTGGTTTTTGCCTTCGCCAACCAGCTGCTGCCCCTGGAGATGGACGATGCGGAGACCGGATTGCTCAGTGCCATCTGCCTCATCTGTGGAG ACCGGCAGGACCTGGAGCAGCCAGACAAGGTGGACATGCTGCAGGAGCCGCTGCTGGAGGCACTGAAGGTCTACGTCCGGAAACGGAGGCCCAGCCGTCCCCACATGTTCCCCAAGATGCTGATGAAGATCACGGATCTTCGGAGCATCAGCGCCAAGG GAGCGGAGCGAGTGATCACCCTGAAGATGGAGATTCCCGGCTCCATGCCACCTCTTATCCAGGAGATGCTGGAGAACTCTGAGGGCTTGGACACTCTAAGCGGACAGTCGGGGGGCGGAACCCGAGATGGGGGTGGCCTGGCCCCCCCTCCGGGTAGCTGTagccccagcctcagccccagcTCCCACAGAAGCAGCCCTGCCACCCAGTCCCCATGA